In one Lolium rigidum isolate FL_2022 chromosome 3, APGP_CSIRO_Lrig_0.1, whole genome shotgun sequence genomic region, the following are encoded:
- the LOC124699988 gene encoding probable galacturonosyltransferase-like 1, with product MSRSSTLLLVALSLLLCAGAATAAVPRFREAPHFTNSAGGAARCPPPLPPTTGADAACSPNAAVHVAMTLDASYLRGTMAAVLSVLRHASCPESVHFHFLAAAGPPSSTTAELAAAVRGSFPSLTFRVYPFDESRVAGLISASIRGALDRPLNYARSYLATTLPPCVRRVVYLDSDVILTDDVASLAATPLPDGTAVAAPEYCGANFTSYFTPGFWASPALSSTFRGRRACYFNTGVMVLDLPRWRRAGYTAQIEGWMQLQKRVRIYDLGSLPPFLLVFAGRIAAVEHRWNQHGLGGDNYRGLCRGLHAGPVSLLHWSGKGKPWDRLDAGRPCPLDAVWAKYDLLRPDAGIDSL from the coding sequence ATGTCGCGCTCCTCCACGCTCCTCCTCGTCGCGCTCTCGCTCCTCCTCTGCGCCGGCGCGGCCACGGCCGCCGTGCCAAGGTTCCGCGAGGCCCCTCACTTCACCAACTCCGCGGGCGGCGCGGCACGGTGCCCTCCCCCGCTGCCGCCCACCACCGGCGCGGACGCGGCGTGCTCGCCCAACGCGGCCGTGCACGTGGCCATGACGCTCGACGCGTCCTACCTGCGGGGCACCATGGCCGCGGTGCTCTCCGTCCTGCGCCACGCCTCCTGCCCGGAGTCCGTCCACTTCcacttcctcgccgccgccggcccaccATCCAGCACcaccgccgagctcgcggccgccgTGCGGGGCTCCTTCCCATCTCTCACCTTCCGCGTATACCCGTTCGACGAGTCGCGCGTGGCGGGGCTCATCTCCGCGTCCATCCGCGGCGCGCTCGACCGCCCGCTCAACTACGCGCGCTCCTACCTGGCCACCACGCTCCCGCCCTGCGTGCGCCGCGTGGTCTACCTCGACTCCGACGTCATCCTCACCGACGACGTCGCCTCCCTCGCCGCCACGCCTCTCCCAGACGGTACCGCGGTCGCCGCGCCCGAGTACTGCGGGGCCAACTTCACGTCCTACTTCACCCCGGGGTTCTGGGCCAGCCCGGCGCTCTCCTCCACCTTCCGCGGGCGGCGCGCATGCTACTTCAACACGGGCGTCATGGTGCTCGACCTGCCCCGCTGGCGCCGGGCCGGCTACACGGCGCAGATCGAGGGCTGGATGCAGCTGCAGAAGCGGGTGCGCATCTACGACCTCGGCTCGCTGCCGCCCTTCCTGCTCGTGTTCGCCGGCCGGATCGCCGCGGTCGAGCACCGCTGGAACCAGCACGGCCTCGgcggggacaactaccgcggcctcTGCCGCGGCCTGCACGCCGGCCCCGTCAGCCTGCTGCACTGGAGCGGGAAGGGAAAGCCGTGGGACCGGCTAGACGCCGGCCGGCCATGCCCGCTCGACGCCGTCTGGGCCAAGTACGACCTGCTACGGCCGGACGCCGGGATCGACAGCTTGTGA